A part of Peromyscus maniculatus bairdii isolate BWxNUB_F1_BW_parent chromosome 10, HU_Pman_BW_mat_3.1, whole genome shotgun sequence genomic DNA contains:
- the LOC102921768 gene encoding transmembrane protease serine 11F isoform X2, with protein MRSSREFIERSHQIERMMSRMFRRSSGMGRFIKSHVIKISPDEQGVNILMVLMFRYPSTDSVERIKKKIETTLYQSLKIKQLPLTIYKPSFSLTPIDSKKMRNLLNSRCGIRMSSSNMPLPASSTTERIVQGRETAMEGEWPWQASLQLIGAGHQCGATLISNTWLLTAAHCFWKNRDPSKWIATFGTTITPPLVKRSVGKIIIHENYHRESNENDIALAQLTTRVEFSNVVQRVCLPDSSMKLPPKTSVFVTGFGSIVDDGPTQNKLRQARVETIGTDVCNRKDVYDGLITPGMLCAGFMEGKVDACKGDSGGPLVYDNRDIWYIVGIVSWGQSCALPNKPGVYTRVTKYRDWITSKTGI; from the exons atGTCTAGGATGTTTCGACGTTCTTCTGGAATGGGTCGATTTATCAAGTCCCATGTGATCAAGATTAG TCCAGATGAACAGGGTGTGAACATTCTTATGGTGCTCATGTTTCGATACCCATCTACTGATAGTGTTGAAcgaatcaagaaaaaaattgaaacgACTTTATATCAAAGTCTGAAGATCAAGCAGTTACCTTTGACTATATATAAACCGTCATTTAGTCTCACAC CTATTGACAGCAAAAAGATGAGAAATCTTCTCAATAGTC GATGTGGGATAAGGATGTCATCTTCAAACATGCCATTGCCAGCATCCTCTACTACTGAACGAATTGTCCAAGGAAGGGAAACTGCTATGGAAGGGGAGTGGCCATGGCAGGCCAGCCTACAGCTCATAGGGGCTGGCCATCAGTGTGGAGCCACGCTCATCAGCaacacatggctgctcacagcaGCTCACTGTTTCTGGAA AAACAGAGACCCTAGTAAATGGATTGCTACTTTTGGTACAACTATAACACCACCTCTAGTGAAAAGAAGTGTTGGTAAGATTATCATCCATGAAAATTACCACAGAGAAAGCAACGAAAACGACATTGCGCTGGCCCAGCTCACCACCCGTGTAGAGTTTTCAAATGTGGTTCAGAGAGTCTGCCTTCCAGATTCGTCTATGAAACTGCCACCAAAAACAAGTGTGTTTGTCACGGGATTTGGGTCTATTGTAGATGATG GACCTACACAAAATAAACTTCGGCAAGCCAGGGTGGAAACCATAGGCACTGATGTGTGTAACAGAAAGGATGTGTATGACGGCCTGATAACTCCGGGGATGCTGTGCGCTGGATTCATGGAAGGAAAAGTAGATGCATGTAAG GGTGATTCTGGTGGACCTCTGGTTTATGACAATCGGGACATCTGGTATATTGTGGGCATAGTAAGTTGGGGACAATCATGTGCTCTTCCAAACAAACCTGGAGTCTACACAAGAGTGACTAAGTATCGAGACTGGATAACCTCCAAGACCGGCATCTAA